In Francisella hispaniensis FSC454, a genomic segment contains:
- the glpK gene encoding glycerol kinase GlpK — protein sequence MSKQFILAIDQGTTSSRAIIFDRNGNIKKIAQKEFTQIYPKSGWVEHDPMEIWASQSSIVREALEYARVSPRDIAAIGITNQRETTVVWDKNTGQPVYNAIVWQCRRTSYICDEINKNEDLKKYIRKNTGLIVDAYFSATKIKWILDNVDGAREKAEKGDLLFGTIDTWLIWNLTKGEVHATDFSNASRTMLFNINTLEWDKKILEYLDIPVSMLPEVRSSSGDFGHTHQSTLGGARIPIAGVAGDQQSALFGHCCFEKGMAKNTYGTGCFALMNVGDKPVYSDEGLLTTIAWAENGKPTYALEGSVFIAGAVIQWIRDGLGLIRSAEDSEYYATKINSTDGVYLVPAFVGLGTPYWDMYARGTIVGITRDTKREHIIRAALEAIAYQAKDVLDCMKEDTGLDLAGLRVDGGAVQNNFLMQFQSDILQSEISKPKINEITGLGAVFLAGLAVGFWKDKEELKTILTTEKTFEPQKDPQTVAHDYKGWKKAVQRSMAWAE from the coding sequence ATGTCAAAACAGTTTATATTAGCAATAGATCAGGGTACTACTAGTTCACGAGCAATAATTTTTGATAGGAATGGTAATATCAAGAAAATAGCGCAAAAAGAATTTACTCAAATATACCCAAAAAGTGGTTGGGTAGAACATGATCCAATGGAGATATGGGCATCACAAAGTAGTATTGTTAGAGAAGCTTTAGAGTATGCTAGAGTTTCTCCTAGAGACATAGCAGCGATTGGTATCACTAATCAAAGAGAAACAACTGTTGTTTGGGATAAGAATACAGGTCAACCAGTATATAATGCTATAGTATGGCAGTGTCGTAGAACATCGTATATTTGTGATGAAATTAATAAAAACGAAGATCTTAAAAAATATATCCGTAAAAATACGGGGCTCATTGTCGATGCATATTTCTCTGCTACAAAAATCAAATGGATTTTAGACAATGTTGACGGAGCTAGAGAAAAAGCAGAAAAAGGTGATTTACTTTTTGGAACAATTGATACTTGGTTAATTTGGAATTTAACTAAAGGTGAAGTTCACGCTACTGACTTTTCAAATGCTTCAAGAACAATGTTGTTCAACATCAATACACTTGAATGGGACAAAAAAATTCTAGAGTATTTAGATATTCCAGTATCTATGTTGCCAGAGGTTAGATCTTCGAGTGGCGATTTTGGACATACTCATCAGAGTACACTTGGAGGTGCTAGAATTCCAATAGCTGGAGTTGCTGGTGATCAACAGTCAGCACTGTTTGGACATTGTTGTTTTGAAAAAGGAATGGCAAAAAATACTTATGGTACAGGCTGTTTTGCGTTAATGAATGTTGGCGATAAGCCAGTTTATTCAGATGAGGGTTTATTGACCACTATTGCATGGGCAGAAAATGGTAAACCAACTTATGCTTTAGAGGGAAGTGTGTTTATTGCAGGTGCTGTAATTCAATGGATCCGTGATGGACTAGGTCTTATACGTTCTGCTGAAGATAGTGAGTACTATGCAACTAAGATTAATTCTACAGATGGGGTTTATCTTGTTCCGGCATTTGTTGGACTTGGTACGCCATATTGGGATATGTACGCTCGAGGGACTATTGTTGGTATTACTCGAGATACTAAACGTGAGCATATTATTAGAGCGGCTCTTGAGGCTATAGCTTATCAAGCAAAGGATGTTTTAGACTGTATGAAAGAAGATACAGGTCTTGATCTAGCGGGTCTTCGTGTTGATGGCGGTGCAGTGCAAAATAATTTCTTGATGCAATTCCAATCAGATATTTTGCAGTCAGAAATTTCTAAGCCTAAAATTAATGAGATTACAGGTTTAGGAGCGGTATTCTTGGCAGGTTTAGCTGTAGGATTTTGGAAAGATAAGGAAGAGCTCAAGACTATTCTTACAACAGAAAAAACTTTTGAGCCGCAAAAAGATCCTCAAACTGTAGCACATGATTATAAAGGCTGGAAAAAAGCGGTTCAAAGAAGTATGGCTTGGGCAGAGTGA
- a CDS encoding MFS transporter: protein MQKLKLSLILVVGICFYCYEFFLRILTGAYQEQIVEHFHLSTHIGFSFLVSSYNITYLLMQIPAGVLLDRFGSKKVLISATLLCGIGNIIFVSGDYELALFGRLLVGLGSSFAFIGVLKLTLENFESKYFPIITSLVISLGTLAAAFSQNISVIISHYDTSWINIFIYSGVIALPLAIFFQLIIPHEKYSSALMPKFSEILKRGKQLIKNSLIWKNAIWAGLLYTPTVILTSQYGVLYFKQSYGFDSIYSTTMITAIFVGWIIFSPIMTHLCNKFSGKKIITISIVGILLVSILINAQLLKNYAIGIAFLFGTFSASQVLVWYYFNKICPPSFAAVGIAITNMLITLVIEIGQLSAGLTIDSGDHFNINANTSITIAFGIVLALAFIIMINMIKKIKNDS from the coding sequence ATGCAAAAATTAAAACTTTCTTTGATTCTAGTTGTTGGTATTTGTTTTTACTGCTACGAATTCTTTCTAAGAATCCTTACTGGAGCATATCAAGAACAGATAGTTGAGCATTTTCATTTATCAACACATATAGGTTTTTCTTTTCTAGTATCAAGCTATAATATCACTTATCTTTTAATGCAAATCCCCGCTGGAGTGCTACTTGATAGATTTGGTAGTAAGAAAGTACTTATTAGTGCTACTTTATTGTGTGGTATTGGTAATATAATTTTTGTTTCTGGTGACTATGAATTAGCACTATTTGGTAGACTCCTAGTTGGTCTAGGTTCATCTTTTGCTTTTATTGGTGTACTAAAACTAACTTTAGAAAATTTTGAGTCAAAGTATTTCCCAATAATCACAAGTCTTGTTATATCTTTAGGTACTCTTGCAGCAGCATTTTCTCAGAATATAAGTGTCATTATCTCTCATTATGATACTTCTTGGATAAATATCTTTATCTATTCTGGTGTAATAGCTTTACCATTAGCTATATTTTTTCAGCTTATAATTCCACATGAAAAATATTCTTCAGCTCTTATGCCCAAATTTAGTGAAATACTAAAAAGAGGTAAGCAGCTGATAAAAAATAGTTTGATCTGGAAAAATGCAATATGGGCAGGACTACTATATACACCAACAGTGATTTTAACATCACAGTATGGAGTATTATATTTCAAGCAGTCTTATGGTTTTGATAGCATATATTCAACAACTATGATAACCGCCATTTTTGTTGGTTGGATTATCTTCTCCCCAATAATGACACATCTATGTAATAAGTTTAGTGGTAAAAAAATCATAACTATTTCAATAGTTGGGATTTTATTAGTATCTATCTTAATAAATGCTCAGCTATTAAAAAATTATGCTATTGGTATAGCATTCTTATTTGGAACTTTTTCCGCATCACAAGTTTTAGTATGGTACTACTTTAATAAAATATGTCCGCCAAGTTTTGCTGCGGTTGGAATTGCTATCACAAATATGCTTATAACGTTAGTAATAGAGATTGGACAACTTAGTGCTGGACTCACTATTGATAGTGGTGATCACTTTAATATAAATGCAAATACAAGTATAACGATTGCTTTTGGTATTGTTCTAGCTTTAGCATTCATTATCATGATAAATATGATCAAAAAAATCAAAAACGACTCTTAG
- a CDS encoding tetratricopeptide repeat protein, with protein MKKVPLILSFLLPLYTYSNIITIKDTYEQAECRKEIRQQNFQEAFQKCLSLASQGDSVGEFFTALLYINGQGVQKSEKEAFEYFQKSAIKGNADAIGQLGVMYINGEYVKKDEFKGIQLIRYSNDMKKNPINTKILDAYEKYLAIQKEKSIGKVTVYITISKKTCSEIGGKYQQGYTFPGEKWPNMCTDKDGNVLSTIYQALYYKDNSNFIMKTLFSKNN; from the coding sequence ATGAAAAAAGTACCCTTAATCTTAAGCTTTTTATTACCACTATATACGTATTCTAATATTATTACGATTAAAGACACATATGAACAAGCAGAGTGCCGTAAGGAGATTAGACAGCAAAATTTTCAAGAAGCCTTTCAGAAATGTTTATCTTTAGCAAGCCAGGGCGACTCCGTTGGAGAATTTTTTACAGCACTTTTATATATTAATGGCCAGGGAGTTCAAAAATCTGAAAAAGAAGCATTTGAGTATTTTCAAAAATCTGCAATTAAAGGGAATGCTGATGCTATTGGACAGCTAGGCGTTATGTATATTAATGGCGAGTATGTGAAAAAAGATGAATTTAAAGGGATACAACTTATCAGATATAGTAATGATATGAAAAAAAACCCTATAAATACGAAGATACTCGATGCTTATGAAAAATATTTAGCAATACAAAAAGAAAAGTCTATTGGTAAAGTTACGGTATATATAACTATTTCAAAAAAAACATGTTCTGAAATTGGAGGAAAATATCAGCAAGGTTATACTTTTCCTGGTGAAAAATGGCCTAACATGTGTACTGATAAAGATGGGAATGTTTTATCGACGATTTATCAAGCATTATATTATAAAGATAATAGTAATTTTATAATGAAAACTCTTTTTTCAAAAAATAACTAA
- a CDS encoding ABC transporter ATP-binding protein, whose amino-acid sequence MNVLEVKNLTVEFPIKKTITGKITQKVTAVKDVSFNVKEGEIIGIVGESGCGKSSLLRALIGLNEITTGEVIWKGEHPLHKYKSHKQWLSVRRDIQMIFQDPFACLNPRMVVRNIIAEPLINFNKNLSKKEVDEKVLKMMKKVGLNESQMYRYPHEFSGGQCQRIGIARALICEPKLLVCDEPVSALDVSIQAQVVNLLKELQKDFKLMILFVAHDLSIVKHISDRLFVMYLGSLVEVSPKQNIYKNPAHPYTKVLLNAIPIADPQLARQRTIEIEKSELPSPLNPPKGCAFHTRCKIATDICKKERPYLRLMKDEVYTACHNI is encoded by the coding sequence ATGAATGTTCTAGAAGTCAAAAATCTCACCGTAGAATTTCCTATAAAAAAAACAATCACCGGCAAAATCACCCAAAAAGTTACAGCTGTAAAGGATGTCAGTTTCAATGTCAAGGAAGGCGAGATTATCGGTATAGTTGGAGAGTCTGGATGTGGTAAGTCATCACTTCTAAGAGCCTTGATTGGGCTTAACGAGATCACTACTGGTGAGGTCATTTGGAAAGGAGAGCATCCGCTACACAAGTATAAATCACATAAACAGTGGTTAAGTGTAAGAAGGGATATTCAGATGATTTTCCAAGATCCTTTTGCTTGTCTTAACCCAAGAATGGTGGTTAGAAATATCATTGCAGAACCTTTAATTAACTTTAATAAGAATCTGAGTAAAAAAGAAGTTGATGAAAAAGTTCTTAAAATGATGAAAAAAGTTGGTTTGAATGAATCTCAGATGTATCGCTATCCGCATGAATTTTCAGGTGGCCAATGTCAAAGAATAGGTATCGCGAGAGCATTGATTTGTGAACCAAAATTACTTGTCTGTGATGAACCAGTTAGCGCATTAGATGTATCAATACAAGCACAAGTTGTAAATCTTCTAAAAGAACTACAAAAAGACTTCAAACTTATGATATTGTTTGTTGCGCATGACTTGAGTATAGTTAAGCATATTTCTGATAGATTGTTTGTGATGTATCTTGGTAGTTTAGTTGAAGTATCTCCTAAGCAGAATATTTACAAGAATCCGGCGCACCCGTATACAAAAGTCCTTTTAAATGCTATTCCAATTGCAGATCCACAACTAGCTAGGCAACGAACAATTGAAATAGAAAAATCAGAATTACCATCTCCTCTTAATCCACCTAAAGGTTGTGCATTTCATACAAGATGCAAGATAGCTACAGATATTTGTAAGAAAGAGCGCCCTTATTTAAGACTTATGAAGGATGAAGTTTATACAGCTTGTCATAATATTTAA
- a CDS encoding MFS transporter — MQKVTKAGFIIWFICAFFYALEFIIRASGNSLYNDFSIAPYNLSPEQISVLSSAFYWAYVASQLPAGILIDKFGVKKIMLVSTLLFSIGVFIATRAVLQEYLILYRVLAGVGGGFAFLSALKSIAIWLPKRTFPLFTGATQMLMYGAGTLTGLPLVILANHFSIQVIMSVILVVSILLFLSVVFFIPTVEPHNQKDTDELADTHTKIEDIPIVFKIKQILLNGFFCFTIYGTTAIFADLWSYRFLSLDGYSVHYAGLASSMIFIGIAIFSPLWGVIATLLNKQKALLTWASIFGLFIVLAVVYLHVSPLIMCILCVLWGGMQAVHVLNFTILRQHISPMYIATGIAAVNLFIPLSGAVLQPLVGYMLSAIENYGAGQLEAFKYALFILPVLMFLSVLLSLFIKEKKA, encoded by the coding sequence ATGCAAAAAGTTACTAAAGCTGGTTTTATTATTTGGTTTATATGCGCATTCTTTTATGCTCTAGAATTTATCATTAGAGCATCAGGAAACTCTTTATATAACGATTTCTCGATTGCCCCATATAACCTTAGTCCCGAGCAAATCAGTGTATTAAGTTCAGCATTTTATTGGGCTTATGTGGCTTCACAACTTCCTGCAGGGATCTTGATTGATAAATTTGGTGTCAAAAAGATTATGTTAGTAAGTACTTTACTGTTTTCTATAGGCGTTTTTATTGCTACTAGAGCGGTATTACAAGAGTATCTAATTTTATATAGAGTTTTAGCTGGTGTTGGTGGTGGTTTTGCATTTCTATCGGCGTTGAAATCTATTGCAATATGGTTACCAAAAAGAACATTTCCATTATTCACTGGTGCTACGCAAATGCTGATGTATGGTGCTGGTACTCTAACGGGTTTACCATTAGTTATACTAGCAAATCATTTTAGTATTCAAGTTATTATGTCAGTGATATTGGTTGTTTCAATATTACTATTCTTAAGTGTAGTGTTCTTTATTCCAACTGTTGAGCCGCATAATCAAAAAGATACCGATGAGTTAGCAGATACGCATACTAAGATAGAGGATATACCAATCGTATTTAAAATTAAACAGATTCTCTTAAATGGTTTTTTCTGTTTTACTATTTATGGTACAACAGCTATTTTTGCTGATTTATGGAGTTATAGATTTCTAAGTTTAGATGGCTACTCAGTGCATTATGCGGGCCTAGCTTCATCAATGATATTTATTGGGATTGCAATTTTTAGCCCTTTATGGGGAGTGATAGCAACGTTGTTAAACAAACAAAAAGCCTTACTTACATGGGCTTCTATCTTTGGGTTGTTTATTGTTTTAGCTGTTGTGTATTTGCATGTTAGTCCATTAATAATGTGTATATTATGTGTGCTATGGGGTGGTATGCAGGCTGTTCATGTACTTAATTTCACAATTTTACGTCAACATATTAGTCCTATGTATATAGCTACAGGTATTGCAGCAGTGAATTTATTTATACCTCTGAGTGGCGCTGTGCTCCAGCCATTAGTTGGATATATGCTTTCAGCTATAGAAAATTATGGGGCTGGCCAATTAGAAGCTTTTAAATATGCATTATTTATTTTACCTGTATTAATGTTTTTATCGGTGTTGCTATCTCTTTTTATTAAAGAGAAAAAAGCTTAA